The Vescimonas coprocola genome includes a window with the following:
- a CDS encoding protease inhibitor I9 family protein — MTVCKRIGAWLLTLVLLVSALPYTAFAASEDSHVVNATMEETSVEDIASNVTTQLLRGAKTKNETLSMEAKPTHEDSDSVEIIVVVDDSVAKPAAQAQVQSLLQKQEKAAATMSRAIGETVEPQRQYTTLLNGFSATVTYGQYKALKELDCVESVFLSPHLQPAA; from the coding sequence ATGACAGTCTGCAAACGGATCGGTGCATGGCTGCTGACACTGGTGCTGCTGGTGTCTGCCCTGCCTTACACCGCCTTTGCGGCCTCGGAGGACTCCCACGTGGTGAACGCCACCATGGAGGAGACCTCGGTGGAGGACATTGCCAGCAATGTCACCACCCAGCTGCTGCGGGGCGCAAAGACCAAAAACGAAACCCTGAGCATGGAGGCTAAGCCCACCCATGAGGACAGTGACTCTGTGGAGATCATTGTGGTGGTGGATGACTCCGTGGCCAAGCCTGCGGCTCAGGCCCAGGTGCAGTCCCTGCTGCAGAAGCAGGAGAAGGCTGCGGCCACCATGTCCCGTGCCATCGGGGAGACGGTGGAGCCGCAGCGTCAGTACACGACGCTGCTCAATGGCTTCTCCGCCACTGTGACCTACGGCCAGTATAAGGCTCTGAAGGAGCTGGACTGCGTAGAGTCCGTGTTCCTGTCCCCCCACCTTCAGCCTGCTGCCTGA
- a CDS encoding S8 family serine peptidase: MIGGGLANETGFTGEGMLIAILDTGVDMDHQIFSKAPANPALTQDDVKGLLSKYDFQAEGIVKGLSVSSVYKSAKFPFQFDYGDKDTDGAPGTEGSHGTHVASTAAGCTGINADVQGVAPDAQIANMNVFKSSGSASYADILSALEDCMLLGVDVANLSLGSDAGYIDYENPDEFTESLLNVFKRAGESGMSLAVAAGNAYSAAYGDAFGNKALASNPDYGLISEPSTYGESMSVAAVSNSKVKSPYITVGGRDFAYQDSGTISTDENAKIFRELAKKGELKYAVVPGYGTEDDYEGVDVSGKVALVQRGGGMYYEQKERNAYAQGAIAMLVYNNVPGMLYMSITDWKMPCAFISQEAGEYLKAQENKVLTVGAADKLVASPTYGMADFSSWGATTELTLKPEITAPGAGIYAAVPGNAYESMDGTSMASPHAAGAMAIVQQALKARGMTDATQRKHMVDTLLMSTASIIYDSNGQPYSPRKQGAGLININDAVKTEGYLTVDGMIRPKLELGDDPAEKGVYTMTFKVHNTGKDTLYYDIQPIVLTDGTTTYTNSDNEAFLTSSETAVALSHTFTTNCKDDRVAVPAGGEQEVTVTVTLTNAKEELKNFENGAYVEGFVTLKQVAADGGKLESTIDLGIPYLAFYGDWTKAPIIDSTDYWETLDGTESKAQAYMNTAFTTSAEGQIDTYLGDNNYANVPYFADHNAISPDNSNDMMDSLTGIYTGLLRNTKTLKYTITDQKTDEVYLEKTCDYVNKSIYSYDYYRIVPAGVNADYTGIDAWYGTAKNNSKLPNNTKATVTIEATLPYGDGGTKNLKNSWSFPITIDNEDPHASNLKVTEAEGRYYLSLDVSDNQYVSAIVFYNLRNSDLLYGIKGFSETTPGLTTHVKEYDVTGMGETFGMIVHDYAGNSKTYTVKVPGNSDDYGIVKPTNVLWTETFDNDWLPADWSMESKGASVNTWYRDVDYTATVDADNDFQQNEWLYSRATDISGVETDVHMIFNFYTTPVYTVDYKRCNLQVMASADGQNWEEVWNLQKDAGVFTAWAATQAKVTIPEKFQNCDDLRFAFVYTGKGGAQISVDNVQLYADVREDYIAVTATSGEGGAIDPAGTTLVKKGTSKTFNVVPATGYEVANVVVDGTDLGPISYYTFERVGTDHTISATFQKAQAGGEIAIFNNDFDDAAFPGQGWTVKNTNGTGKYYNWHQARNTLVSTGTDDKQAIVDADDYYDTEVGDKQDELLISPVVDLTGKAATLSFNYGFERTALYGGKMTFTVEASTDGGKTWTAIWNAKDDVTQGSDAIQTGLAEITVPEAYQTANVQFAFRYYKTAPTGAGSVAVDNVKLAAPAGASEISVLTTVAGEGGAVQPAGQTKVATGETVNVTFVPDEGYQLASVKVNGRKVGVTDNAYALTMDQNYAVTADFEVIPDVPQVMFENDFESVSGDKFPFHGWTLKVQDTNSTWKQYTYYNWKYEGNDSKHAYITNDWTGAQDEYLISPVVDLSATRDGVLTFDFAYGEHGIKNKTFTATVEVSTDGGKTWNAIWNFQDSYTGQQASNYIISGSAEVPVPAEYNVAGVQFAFRYVHPNEDTTGQLAIDNVKLMAVETGEAAQKYTITATAGEGGSITPNGDVSVKEGASQTFAVAAGNGYEIADVLVDGSSVGAVESYTFSDVKANHTISASFSKTTSAAEFDNDFEQDEFPGHGWTVQAENTGCTWYVGTNRNLNTTRQARIDFDYYEYEGYGIGEVQPMAAGSGKKQNEYLISPVVDLTGKTPTLSFDYLLFKYMIQNDIAKFTVEATINGGQTWTTIWDAADLDATGGYWFKGTAEIEVPAAYLTSNVQFAFHFYKTYAQYTESDGMFAVDNVKLVTGDEDPCANGHAYGEPVWKWNDDFTASATFTCANNDAHVENVTATVTNAVTTEATCETDGVRTYTAKVTFGGKEYTDTKTETLPATGHAYGEPVWKWNDDFTASATFTCANDDSHVETVNAAVTNEVTTEATCEADGVRTYTAKVAFEGKEYTDTKTETLPATGHDTELVGTKDATCTEDGYTGDEVCKVCGVTVKQGEVLPALGHDYKDGKCSRCGAEEPTTPVEPGKPGDSGKPTTPEKPAEPSQPTTPDTPATGDSSNMTALWVVLTVAGLGIIALVVLLVTKRSKKQNG, translated from the coding sequence ATGATCGGCGGCGGTCTGGCCAACGAGACGGGCTTCACCGGCGAGGGGATGCTGATCGCCATTCTGGATACCGGCGTGGACATGGACCACCAGATCTTCAGCAAGGCCCCCGCCAACCCTGCCCTGACGCAGGACGACGTGAAGGGTCTGCTGTCTAAGTACGACTTCCAGGCCGAGGGCATTGTGAAGGGCCTCAGCGTTTCTTCCGTCTATAAGAGCGCCAAGTTCCCCTTCCAGTTCGACTACGGCGATAAGGACACCGACGGCGCCCCCGGCACCGAGGGCAGCCATGGTACCCACGTGGCCTCCACCGCTGCCGGCTGCACCGGCATCAATGCGGACGTGCAGGGTGTGGCCCCGGACGCCCAGATCGCCAACATGAACGTCTTTAAGTCCAGCGGCAGCGCTTCCTACGCCGACATCCTGTCCGCTCTGGAGGATTGTATGCTGCTGGGCGTGGATGTGGCCAACCTGAGCCTCGGCTCCGACGCCGGCTACATCGACTATGAGAATCCCGACGAGTTCACCGAGAGCCTGCTGAACGTCTTTAAGCGGGCCGGCGAGAGCGGTATGTCTCTGGCTGTGGCTGCCGGTAACGCTTACAGCGCTGCTTACGGCGATGCCTTCGGCAACAAGGCGCTGGCCAGCAACCCCGACTACGGCCTGATCAGCGAGCCCTCCACCTACGGCGAGTCCATGTCTGTGGCCGCCGTGTCCAACAGCAAGGTCAAGAGCCCCTACATCACCGTGGGCGGCCGTGACTTCGCCTATCAGGACAGCGGCACCATCAGCACCGACGAGAACGCCAAGATCTTCCGGGAGCTGGCCAAGAAGGGCGAGCTGAAGTATGCCGTGGTGCCCGGCTACGGCACGGAGGACGACTATGAGGGCGTCGACGTCTCCGGCAAGGTGGCGCTGGTGCAGCGCGGCGGCGGTATGTACTACGAGCAGAAGGAGCGCAACGCCTATGCACAGGGCGCCATCGCCATGCTGGTGTACAACAATGTTCCCGGTATGCTGTATATGTCCATCACCGACTGGAAGATGCCCTGTGCGTTTATCTCTCAGGAGGCCGGTGAGTATCTGAAGGCGCAGGAGAACAAGGTCCTGACCGTGGGCGCCGCCGACAAGCTGGTGGCTTCCCCCACCTATGGTATGGCGGACTTCTCCTCCTGGGGCGCCACCACGGAGCTGACCCTGAAGCCGGAGATCACTGCGCCCGGCGCAGGCATCTATGCCGCCGTACCCGGCAACGCCTATGAGAGCATGGACGGTACGTCCATGGCTTCCCCCCATGCGGCAGGCGCTATGGCCATCGTGCAGCAGGCCCTGAAGGCCCGTGGCATGACCGACGCCACCCAGCGCAAGCACATGGTCGATACCCTGCTGATGAGCACCGCCAGCATCATTTACGATTCCAACGGCCAGCCCTATTCTCCCCGCAAGCAGGGCGCAGGTCTCATCAACATCAATGACGCCGTCAAGACCGAGGGCTACCTCACTGTGGACGGTATGATCCGGCCCAAGCTGGAGCTGGGCGACGATCCCGCAGAGAAGGGCGTCTACACCATGACCTTCAAGGTCCACAACACTGGTAAGGACACCCTGTACTACGATATCCAGCCCATCGTCCTCACCGACGGGACCACGACCTATACCAACAGCGACAACGAGGCCTTCCTCACCAGCAGTGAGACGGCTGTGGCGCTGAGCCACACCTTCACCACCAACTGCAAGGATGACCGTGTGGCGGTCCCCGCAGGCGGAGAGCAGGAGGTCACTGTCACCGTTACCCTCACCAACGCCAAGGAGGAGCTGAAGAACTTCGAGAACGGCGCCTATGTGGAGGGCTTCGTGACCCTGAAGCAGGTGGCCGCTGACGGCGGCAAGCTGGAGAGCACCATTGATCTGGGTATCCCCTATCTGGCCTTCTACGGCGACTGGACCAAGGCTCCCATCATCGATTCCACCGACTACTGGGAGACGCTGGACGGCACCGAGAGCAAGGCACAGGCCTACATGAACACCGCCTTCACCACCTCTGCCGAGGGCCAGATCGACACCTATCTGGGCGACAACAACTACGCCAATGTGCCCTATTTTGCCGATCACAACGCCATTTCCCCCGACAACAGCAATGACATGATGGACAGCCTCACCGGCATCTACACCGGCCTGCTGCGCAATACCAAGACGCTGAAGTACACCATCACCGATCAGAAAACCGACGAGGTGTATCTGGAAAAAACCTGCGACTACGTCAATAAGTCCATCTACAGCTACGACTACTACCGCATCGTGCCCGCCGGTGTGAATGCCGATTATACCGGTATCGACGCATGGTACGGCACCGCCAAGAACAACTCCAAGCTGCCCAACAACACCAAGGCTACCGTGACCATTGAGGCTACCCTGCCCTATGGCGACGGCGGCACCAAGAACCTGAAGAACAGCTGGTCCTTCCCCATCACCATCGATAATGAGGATCCCCATGCCAGCAACCTGAAGGTCACCGAGGCCGAGGGCCGCTACTATCTGAGTCTGGATGTCAGCGATAACCAGTATGTCTCGGCCATCGTGTTCTATAATCTCCGCAACAGCGATCTGCTGTACGGGATCAAGGGCTTCTCCGAGACCACGCCGGGCCTCACCACCCACGTCAAGGAGTATGACGTCACCGGTATGGGTGAGACCTTCGGCATGATCGTTCACGACTACGCCGGCAACTCCAAGACCTACACCGTGAAGGTGCCCGGCAACAGCGACGATTATGGCATCGTGAAGCCCACCAACGTGCTGTGGACCGAGACCTTCGACAACGATTGGCTGCCTGCCGATTGGAGCATGGAGTCCAAGGGCGCTTCCGTCAACACGTGGTATCGTGACGTGGACTACACCGCCACCGTGGATGCCGACAATGACTTCCAGCAGAACGAGTGGCTGTATTCCCGTGCCACCGACATCAGTGGTGTGGAGACGGATGTCCACATGATCTTCAACTTCTACACCACCCCTGTCTATACCGTGGACTACAAGCGCTGCAACCTGCAGGTCATGGCTTCTGCCGACGGTCAGAACTGGGAGGAGGTCTGGAACCTGCAGAAGGATGCCGGGGTCTTTACCGCTTGGGCTGCCACGCAGGCCAAGGTCACCATCCCCGAAAAGTTCCAGAATTGCGACGACCTGCGCTTCGCCTTTGTCTACACCGGTAAGGGCGGCGCCCAGATCTCCGTGGATAATGTCCAGCTGTACGCCGATGTCCGTGAGGACTATATCGCCGTGACGGCTACCTCCGGTGAGGGCGGCGCCATCGACCCCGCCGGTACCACTCTGGTGAAGAAGGGGACCAGCAAGACCTTTAACGTGGTGCCTGCCACGGGCTACGAGGTGGCCAATGTGGTGGTGGACGGCACCGATCTGGGTCCCATCTCCTACTACACCTTCGAGCGTGTGGGTACGGATCACACCATCTCCGCCACCTTCCAGAAGGCACAGGCCGGTGGGGAGATCGCTATCTTCAACAACGACTTCGACGACGCGGCCTTCCCCGGCCAGGGCTGGACGGTGAAGAACACCAACGGCACCGGTAAGTATTACAACTGGCATCAGGCCCGCAACACCCTCGTATCTACGGGTACCGATGATAAGCAGGCCATTGTGGATGCCGACGACTATTACGACACCGAAGTGGGCGACAAGCAGGACGAGCTGCTGATCTCCCCGGTGGTGGATCTCACCGGCAAGGCCGCTACCCTGTCCTTCAACTACGGCTTCGAGCGTACGGCACTGTATGGCGGCAAGATGACCTTCACCGTGGAGGCCTCTACCGACGGCGGCAAAACTTGGACGGCCATTTGGAACGCCAAGGATGACGTGACTCAGGGCTCCGACGCTATCCAGACGGGTCTGGCGGAGATCACCGTGCCGGAGGCCTATCAGACGGCCAACGTGCAGTTTGCCTTCCGCTACTACAAGACGGCTCCCACCGGCGCCGGTTCGGTTGCCGTGGACAATGTGAAGCTGGCGGCTCCCGCCGGGGCTTCCGAGATCAGCGTGCTGACCACCGTGGCCGGCGAGGGCGGTGCGGTCCAGCCTGCGGGTCAGACTAAGGTCGCCACCGGCGAGACCGTGAACGTGACCTTCGTGCCGGATGAGGGCTATCAGCTGGCTTCCGTCAAGGTCAATGGCCGCAAGGTGGGGGTCACCGACAACGCCTACGCCCTGACCATGGATCAGAACTACGCCGTGACGGCGGACTTCGAGGTCATCCCCGATGTGCCGCAGGTGATGTTCGAGAACGATTTCGAGAGCGTCAGCGGCGACAAGTTCCCCTTCCACGGCTGGACGCTGAAGGTGCAGGATACCAACAGCACATGGAAGCAGTATACCTACTACAACTGGAAGTACGAGGGCAATGATTCCAAGCACGCTTACATCACCAACGACTGGACGGGTGCACAGGATGAGTACCTGATCTCCCCTGTTGTGGACCTCTCCGCCACCCGTGACGGCGTTCTGACCTTCGACTTCGCCTACGGCGAGCACGGCATCAAGAACAAGACCTTCACTGCTACGGTGGAAGTTTCTACCGACGGCGGAAAGACGTGGAACGCGATCTGGAACTTCCAAGACAGCTATACCGGCCAGCAGGCCAGCAACTACATCATTTCCGGCAGCGCAGAGGTTCCCGTGCCCGCCGAGTACAATGTGGCCGGTGTCCAGTTTGCCTTCCGCTATGTCCATCCCAATGAGGACACTACCGGCCAGCTGGCCATCGACAATGTAAAGCTGATGGCTGTGGAGACCGGCGAGGCTGCCCAGAAGTACACCATCACCGCAACTGCCGGTGAGGGCGGCTCTATCACCCCCAATGGTGACGTCTCCGTGAAGGAGGGTGCCTCCCAGACCTTCGCCGTCGCCGCCGGCAACGGCTATGAGATCGCCGACGTGCTGGTGGACGGCAGCAGCGTAGGCGCTGTGGAGAGCTACACCTTCTCCGACGTCAAGGCCAACCACACCATCTCCGCTTCCTTCAGCAAAACGACCTCTGCCGCAGAGTTTGACAACGACTTTGAGCAGGACGAGTTCCCCGGACACGGCTGGACGGTGCAGGCGGAGAACACCGGCTGCACATGGTATGTCGGTACCAACCGGAATCTGAACACCACCCGTCAGGCCCGTATCGACTTCGACTACTACGAGTATGAGGGTTACGGCATCGGCGAGGTGCAGCCCATGGCTGCCGGCAGCGGCAAGAAGCAGAATGAGTATCTGATCTCCCCGGTGGTGGATCTCACCGGCAAGACGCCTACTCTGTCCTTCGATTATCTGCTGTTCAAGTACATGATTCAGAACGACATTGCCAAGTTCACGGTGGAGGCCACCATCAACGGCGGCCAGACTTGGACCACCATCTGGGATGCTGCCGATCTGGATGCTACCGGCGGCTACTGGTTTAAGGGTACGGCGGAAATCGAAGTACCCGCCGCCTATCTCACCAGCAACGTACAGTTTGCCTTCCATTTCTACAAGACCTATGCCCAGTACACCGAGAGCGACGGTATGTTCGCCGTGGATAACGTGAAGCTGGTCACCGGTGATGAGGACCCCTGTGCCAACGGTCACGCCTACGGTGAGCCGGTGTGGAAGTGGAACGATGATTTCACCGCTTCTGCCACCTTCACCTGCGCCAACAACGACGCTCATGTGGAGAATGTGACGGCCACCGTCACCAACGCCGTGACCACCGAGGCCACCTGCGAGACGGACGGCGTTCGCACCTACACCGCCAAGGTCACCTTCGGGGGTAAGGAGTACACCGACACCAAGACGGAGACCCTGCCTGCCACGGGTCACGCCTACGGCGAGCCGGTGTGGAAGTGGAACGATGATTTCACCGCTTCTGCCACCTTCACTTGCGCCAATGATGATTCCCACGTGGAGACGGTGAACGCTGCTGTCACCAATGAGGTGACCACCGAGGCCACCTGCGAGGCCGACGGCGTTCGCACCTACACCGCCAAGGTCGCCTTCGAGGGCAAGGAGTATACCGACACCAAGACGGAGACCCTGCCTGCTACCGGCCACGACACGGAGTTGGTGGGCACCAAGGATGCTACCTGCACCGAGGACGGCTACACCGGCGACGAGGTCTGCAAGGTCTGCGGCGTCACGGTGAAGCAGGGCGAGGTGCTGCCTGCTCTGGGTCACGACTACAAGGATGGCAAGTGCAGCCGCTGCGGCGCTGAGGAGCCTACCACGCCTGTGGAACCCGGCAAGCCCGGCGATTCCGGCAAGCCTACCACGCCGGAGAAGCCCGCTGAGCCGTCTCAGCCCACCACGCCGGATACCCCCGCCACCGGCGACAGCAGCAACATGACCGCCCTGTGGGTGGTGCTGACTGTGGCTGGTCTGGGCATCATCGCTCTGGTGGTGCTGCTTGTCACCAAGCGCAGCAAGAAGCAGAACGGCTAA
- a CDS encoding Mur ligase family protein: MGKLRFLLALWLAKLSVPALKITRHNGTDFPGSLALKLCPDFLRYVGKPGTIIAVTGTNGKTTVSNLLTDILEADGKKVLSNRSGSNITSGISTALLRGCDLLGRAKSYDMAVLEVDERASVRIFPYVKPDYAVVTNLTRDSIMRNAHPGYIADILTRSIPQTATMILNADDLITCGVAPENRRVYFGVDRLPGDTTRCENLIDDLRICPKCSGKLSYVYRRYHHIGKCVCPDCGFRSPESDYLATDVDMEKGTMALREGGEEHPYRLISDSVPNLYNMVTVIAVLRQLGYSHETISGYMSRAAVVATRHMEEQVGDVKLVRQMSKEKNALAGSRTFQYIAQRPGTKELLLMMNCLGDAHHWSENTCWIFDADFEYLCNDSVVQLVCTGARCRDYKLRLLMAGVPEERIVCEPDEFRAAELLRYTPGDDVYILYGTDSLALSYKVYDHMKEEAARHAQDGAEKEAQA, encoded by the coding sequence ATGGGCAAACTGCGATTTTTACTGGCACTGTGGCTGGCGAAGCTGTCGGTTCCGGCGCTGAAGATCACCCGGCACAACGGTACGGACTTTCCTGGCTCGCTGGCGCTGAAGCTGTGCCCGGACTTCCTGCGGTATGTGGGAAAGCCCGGTACCATCATCGCCGTCACCGGCACCAACGGCAAGACCACCGTCAGCAATCTGCTGACGGATATTCTGGAGGCGGACGGGAAGAAGGTTCTCAGCAACCGCTCCGGCTCCAACATCACCTCCGGCATCTCCACGGCGCTGCTGCGGGGCTGCGACCTGCTGGGGCGGGCCAAGTCCTATGACATGGCGGTGCTGGAGGTGGACGAGCGGGCCAGCGTCCGCATCTTCCCCTATGTGAAGCCGGACTATGCGGTGGTCACCAATCTGACACGGGACTCCATCATGCGAAACGCACACCCCGGCTACATTGCGGATATCCTGACCCGGAGTATCCCGCAGACGGCGACCATGATCCTTAATGCCGACGATCTGATCACCTGCGGGGTGGCCCCGGAGAACCGGCGGGTCTACTTCGGAGTGGACCGGCTGCCGGGAGACACTACCCGGTGCGAGAACCTCATCGATGATCTGCGGATCTGCCCCAAGTGCAGCGGTAAGCTCAGCTACGTCTATCGCCGGTATCACCACATCGGCAAGTGCGTCTGCCCGGACTGCGGGTTCCGCTCCCCGGAGAGCGACTATCTGGCCACGGATGTGGACATGGAGAAGGGGACCATGGCCCTGCGGGAGGGCGGGGAGGAGCATCCCTATCGACTGATCTCCGACAGTGTGCCGAACCTGTACAACATGGTGACGGTCATTGCCGTGCTGCGGCAGCTGGGATACAGCCACGAGACCATTAGCGGCTACATGAGCCGTGCGGCGGTGGTGGCCACCCGGCACATGGAGGAGCAGGTGGGGGACGTGAAGCTGGTGCGGCAGATGTCCAAGGAGAAGAACGCACTGGCCGGGTCCCGGACTTTCCAGTATATCGCCCAGCGGCCCGGCACCAAGGAGCTGCTGCTGATGATGAACTGTCTGGGAGATGCCCACCACTGGTCGGAGAACACCTGCTGGATCTTCGATGCGGACTTCGAGTATCTCTGCAATGACAGCGTGGTGCAGCTGGTGTGTACCGGCGCACGATGCCGGGACTACAAGCTGCGGCTGCTGATGGCGGGGGTGCCGGAGGAGCGCATCGTCTGTGAGCCGGACGAGTTCCGGGCGGCGGAGCTGCTGCGCTATACCCCCGGCGATGACGTGTACATTCTCTATGGCACGGACTCTCTGGCCCTGTCGTATAAAGTGTATGACCACATGAAGGAGGAAGCCGCCCGCCATGCACAGGACGGTGCGGAGAAGGAGGCGCAGGCATGA
- a CDS encoding sugar-transfer associated ATP-grasp domain-containing protein, with protein sequence MSKLSYLARVMSGVRLKKMNQMIDIVHDKCGQNKVKTFFDMCWCGARYGAGYYDYVMFGFYNMNGRQRDTYLTRVRNKKVIDHMNDLSYSDEFDDKLRFNQRFAKYLGRKTLNGETATLTEFTDFIAGQEAIFAKINHGDCGRGVNKLYVKDYESPAVMLDYIRRNQLVVLEQVLPQHPDMARLHPSSVNTMRILTDLVDGEVHVAYISVKMGRGDGYCDNSGQGGVLCRVDPETGKIISPATDDYFNVYDRHPDTGVEFVGYQLPMVPEAIALAKEAAHEIPQVAHVGWDMAITPTGPAIIEGNDFPGTDLCQLAPFYPEKEGLWPYYKKLLHW encoded by the coding sequence ATGTCTAAGCTCTCTTATCTCGCACGGGTCATGTCCGGCGTGCGGCTGAAGAAAATGAACCAGATGATCGACATCGTCCACGACAAGTGCGGCCAGAACAAGGTCAAGACCTTCTTCGATATGTGCTGGTGCGGCGCACGCTATGGGGCGGGTTACTACGACTACGTGATGTTCGGGTTTTACAACATGAACGGCCGCCAGCGGGACACCTATCTCACCCGTGTCCGCAACAAGAAGGTCATCGACCACATGAACGACCTCAGCTACTCCGACGAGTTCGACGACAAGCTGCGGTTCAACCAGCGGTTTGCCAAGTATCTGGGCCGCAAGACCCTCAACGGCGAGACGGCCACGCTGACGGAGTTTACGGATTTTATCGCCGGACAGGAGGCCATCTTCGCCAAGATCAACCACGGCGACTGCGGCCGGGGCGTGAACAAGCTGTATGTGAAGGACTACGAGTCCCCGGCGGTGATGCTGGACTACATCCGGCGCAACCAGCTGGTGGTGCTGGAGCAGGTGCTGCCCCAGCATCCCGACATGGCACGGCTCCACCCCTCGTCGGTAAACACCATGCGTATCCTGACGGATCTGGTGGACGGGGAGGTCCATGTGGCCTACATCAGCGTAAAGATGGGCCGGGGCGACGGGTACTGCGACAACTCCGGGCAGGGGGGTGTCCTGTGCCGGGTGGACCCGGAGACGGGGAAGATCATCTCTCCCGCCACCGACGACTATTTCAACGTCTATGACCGCCATCCCGACACCGGGGTGGAGTTCGTGGGCTATCAGCTGCCCATGGTGCCGGAGGCCATTGCTCTGGCTAAGGAGGCGGCCCATGAGATCCCGCAGGTGGCCCATGTGGGCTGGGATATGGCCATCACGCCTACCGGTCCCGCTATCATCGAGGGCAACGACTTCCCCGGAACGGATCTGTGCCAGCTGGCGCCCTTCTATCCGGAGAAGGAGGGGCTGTGGCCGTACTATAAGAAGCTGCTGCACTGGTAA
- a CDS encoding cyclase family protein, with the protein MKMLDLTHCITPEMPVYPGTEPPRLTAACTMEKDGFRETLLQMYSHTGTHMDAPAHMLPSGRTLDDFPAETFAGRGFVLDCRGAAEITLPMLRRQEEALGEAEFLLFCTGWDRYWGQPRYYEGFPCLTAEAAEYVASLGLKGVGEDSISLDPCDTEDYPNHMILLGAGLVNTENLTGLEALVGKTFTFLTLPLKWEHADGSSCRAMAMLREEETR; encoded by the coding sequence ATGAAAATGCTGGATCTGACCCACTGCATCACACCGGAGATGCCGGTGTATCCCGGTACGGAGCCGCCCCGGCTGACGGCGGCCTGTACCATGGAGAAGGACGGCTTCCGGGAGACGCTGCTGCAGATGTACTCCCACACCGGCACCCATATGGACGCTCCGGCCCATATGCTGCCAAGCGGACGGACGCTGGACGACTTCCCGGCGGAGACCTTCGCCGGGCGGGGCTTCGTGCTGGATTGCCGGGGAGCGGCGGAGATCACGCTGCCTATGCTGCGGCGGCAGGAGGAGGCCCTGGGGGAGGCGGAGTTTCTGCTGTTTTGCACCGGGTGGGATCGATACTGGGGCCAGCCCCGGTACTATGAGGGCTTCCCGTGCCTGACGGCGGAGGCGGCGGAATATGTGGCGTCGCTGGGCCTGAAGGGCGTAGGGGAGGACAGCATCTCGCTGGACCCCTGCGACACGGAGGACTATCCCAATCACATGATCCTGCTGGGTGCGGGACTGGTCAATACGGAAAATCTGACAGGGCTGGAGGCGCTGGTGGGCAAGACCTTCACCTTCCTGACCCTGCCGCTGAAATGGGAGCACGCCGACGGCAGCAGCTGCCGGGCCATGGCCATGCTCCGGGAGGAGGAAACAAGATAA